One Amblyomma americanum isolate KBUSLIRL-KWMA chromosome 8, ASM5285725v1, whole genome shotgun sequence DNA window includes the following coding sequences:
- the LOC144100174 gene encoding sodium-dependent glucose transporter 1A-like — protein sequence MTEKGVFKRFDDVRYQRLPNPENEKSNRTHGRTFSPQLKRWLNLGRTFNVSLGNLGMGLITALSGVTLLDLGEIYCTSISVTSHLITTRSIGGLLGSLLGGKLYDTYNTQLTSILMILVTSVTVLMVPLSGTLLLAHVMIFFMGLSLGAFGTGANVWIINMWPEDSSPALHIFHFAFAAGSLVAPLIAKPFLSTVTSGDALSLHHGANVTNPLDPASNESYHDASEPEVQFYEAGLATSRVYYAFGIVSAFYLFIAFLMTVLYCVDNADFRQSENKGAGERSGSAKEKLKDVRFSRISLALLSVYECVYVALECTTSQMLTAFAVKSGLHFSKVAASQVAAVYFSFFAVSRLVAAVVAMKVSSFYTLVFTHVILVVTGAVMVVWGSSVALVLWAGSAITGFGQGPIKAAVVAWTADYISISNKMMSVVVVTGSIGNLAPAVLVGQFIDENPDFFLYVCLGAVLFSVVIFIAMHLYMRKRCSKNSDKEGCIASTEKN from the exons atGACGGAGAAAGGAGTGTTCAAGCGCTTCGACGACGTTCGGTACCAAAGGCTGCCCAATCCGGAAAACGAAAA GAGCAACAGGACTCACGGGAGGACGTTCTCTCCTCAACTAAAGCGGTGGCTTAATTTGGGTCGAACTTTCAATGTGAGCCTCGGCAACTTaggaatg GGACTAATCACAGCCCTTTCTGGCGTCACTCTGCTAGACCTCGGTGAAATCTACTGCACCAGCATATCCGTCACGTCGCACCTCATCACGACTAGAAGCATAGGAGGTCTCCTGGGCTCTCTGCTCG GAGGGAAGCTGTACGACACGTACAACACGCAGCTGACGTCCATCCTGATGATACTGGTGACCTCAGTCACAGTGCTCATGGTTCCACTGAGCGGGACCCTGCTCCTCGCTCACGTCATGATATTCTTCATGGGACTCAGTCTTGGCGCGTTCGGCACAG GCGCAAATGTCTGGATCATCAACATGTGGCCTGAGGACAGCAGTCCTGCCCTGCACATCTTTCACTTTGCCTTCGCCGCTGGATCCCTCGTGGCTCCGTTGATAGCGAAGCCGTTCCTATCGACAGTCACCAGTGGCGACGCACTGTCTCTACACCACGGAGCCAACGTTACCAACCCTTTAGACCCGGCATCAAATGAGTCTTACCACGATGCTTCAGAACCTGAGGTGCAGTTCTACGAAGCCGGATTGGCAACAAGCCGCGTGTATTACGCATTTGGAATCGTCAGTGCCTTCTATCTATTCATCGCATTCTTAATGACCGTGCTATACTGTGTTGACAACGCTGACTTCCGGCAGTCAGAGAACAAAGGAGCGGGGGAACGTAGCGGCAGTGCAAAAGAAAAGCTCAAAGACGTCCGCTTCAGCCGCATCTCCCTTGCCCTTCTCAGCGTTTACGAGTGCGTTTATGTGGCCTTGGAGTGCACGACGTCCCAGATGCTGACCGCGTTTGCGGTTAAAAGCGGCCTCCATTTCTCCAAGGTTGCCGCCTCTCAGGTGGCTGCCGTGTATTTCTCGTTCTTCGCCGTAAGTAGGCTTGTTGCCGCCGTGGTCGCCATGAAAGTGTCTTCCTTCTATACGCTCGTATTCACACACGTCATCCTCGTTGTCACGGGAGCAGTGATGGTAGTCTGGGGCTCCAGCGTTGCCCTGGTACTCTGGGCAGGCAGTGCGATTACGGGTTTTGGTCAGGGACCCATCAAAGCAGCCGTGGTTGCCTGGACGGCTGATTACATCAGCATAAGCAATAAGATGATGTCGGTGGTCGTGGTCACGGGAAGCATCGGCAACCTCGCGCCTGCTGTCCTTGTGGGCCAATTTATCGATGAAAATCCAGATTTTTTTCTCTACGTTTGCCTCGGGGCTGTTTTGTTTTCCGTGGTTATCTTCATCGCCATGCACCTCTATATGAGGAAGCGATGTTCAAAAAATTCCGACAAGGAAGGGTGCATCGCTTCCACTGAGAAAAACTAA
- the LOC144101232 gene encoding BTB/POZ domain-containing protein 6-B-like encodes MSYMYCNRCGYNTPCERCRMQRQCFYGDSWTSSSRKSCAVASCQTESAQEFSFARFLKAGDLTDVEIAVESDRFPDQRKSFKAHRLVLALQNDVFRAMFYGDFAKEDRVVITDLHPEGVLGLLRYFYSGQLEVDSVHQALCTRSAAIKYLEPKLAQMCSAYVKTKMTAKDVCPVLDYVLTMGEDDSDLPTTTLIQGESLAVLSSQEFESCLESTAHYVLDCVVSVPEATVMKAVHAWALNQLRNAAAVGAKGRTLRQIMQPFFPKLRFLALTAQDFVSGPNLWGALSADEVRAILSNIVKRGSVPFPAGFCQTDGPRKEKISKSRGAQSKVFKVSEVYPSDFLALGLLRRAKIN; translated from the exons ATGAGCTACA TGTACTGCAACCGTTGCGGATACAATACCCCATGCGAGAGGTGTCGGATGCAGAGGCAGTGTTTCTACGGCGATAGTTGGACTTCCAGTTCGAGGAAGAGCTGCGCTGTAGCGTCTTGTCAGACTGAAAGCGCGCAAGAG TTCTCATTCGCGAGGTTTCTTAAAGCGGGGGACCTTACCGACGTGGAGATTGCCGTCGAGAGCGACCGTTTCCCTGACCAGCGGAAGTCTTTCAAGGCACACCGGTTGGTCTTGGCACTGCAGAACGATGTCTTCAGAGCCATGTTTTATGGAGACTTCGCCAAAGAGGATCGGGTGGTCATCACCGACTTGCACCCGGAAGGCGTTCTAGGACTTCTTCG GTACTTCTACAGCGGTCAGCTGGAGGTGGATAGCGTGCATCAAGCCCTGTGCACTCGAAGCGCAGCCATCAAGTACCTCGAGCCGAAGCTTGCCCAGATGTGCTCTGCTTACGTCAAGACCAAGATGACTGCGAAGGACGTGTGCCCGGTCCTGGATTACGTTCTCACTATGGGCGAGGATGACAGCGACCTCCCCACGACCACCCTTATCCAAGGTGAAAGCCTCGCCGTCCTCTCCTCGCAAGAGTTCGAGTCCTGCTTGGAGTCCACTGCTCACTATGTCCTCGACTGTGTCGTCAGTGTGCCCGAAGCCACTGTGATGAAGGCGGTGCACGCGTGGGCCCTTAACCAGCTTCGCAACGCGGCAGCGGTCGGTGCGAAAGGGAGAACCCTTCGCCAGATAATGCAGCCGTTCTTCCCCAAACTACGATTCCTGGCACTCACGGCCCAGGACTTTGTATCTGGTCCGAACCTGTGGGGCGCCCTGAGTGCCGATGAGGTGCGGGCAATATTAAGCAACATCGTAAAAAGAGGTTCTGTACCTTTTCCGGCCGGCTTTTGCCAGACTGATGGTCCGCGTAAGGAGAAGATCTCTAAGTCACGAGGTGCACAATCTAAGGTATTTAAGGTATCTGAGGTATACCCTTCAGATTTTCTTGCACTGGGCCTTTTGCGAAGAGCAAAAATCAACTAA